The following proteins are encoded in a genomic region of Fervidobacterium pennivorans DSM 9078:
- a CDS encoding extracellular solute-binding protein yields MKRIFVLFLIAVLSLVSFAVKLTFWTAPNAFQEEFWKTVVAQWNKLRPDVQIEVQTIPAAGSSEEAILSAIAAGNAPDFSENIFSGFAAQLAEIGAIYPFDNFGTDFQKLIETRKMKNIMEKWKIKGKYYVFPIYSNPMIFWWRGDILKSLGYNEPPRTYGEIYELSKKFADGKKKFTMQVISGRNWWDRWFDFITYYYAATGGKTYINVEKRKVNFGDEAGKAIVQFIYTMFQNKWTAVELGTNPFYNGTILAKITGPWEVNWAKETFPKVVSNIWFSAPPVPDNYPKDKPVYTFADTKGLVIYSTCKDKKAAFEFISWVFSNVQNDVLWIEKTQMPPAREDLTTNPAFARFMNDKFFKAYASFVPFAVPPALIDKTIDIQQAMTTHLIEPLMYLKGNPEDILNKAVKEINRILF; encoded by the coding sequence ATGAAAAGGATATTTGTATTGTTTCTGATTGCGGTGCTCTCGCTAGTCAGCTTTGCAGTCAAGTTAACCTTCTGGACAGCCCCAAACGCTTTTCAAGAAGAGTTCTGGAAAACAGTCGTAGCACAATGGAACAAACTGCGACCTGATGTTCAAATCGAAGTTCAAACTATCCCGGCTGCTGGAAGCTCTGAAGAAGCTATCTTAAGTGCAATTGCAGCAGGAAATGCTCCCGATTTTTCAGAGAATATCTTCAGTGGCTTTGCTGCGCAACTTGCCGAGATTGGTGCAATTTATCCTTTTGACAACTTCGGAACGGATTTCCAAAAACTTATTGAGACGCGAAAAATGAAGAACATTATGGAAAAGTGGAAAATCAAAGGTAAATATTATGTCTTCCCTATTTACTCCAACCCAATGATTTTTTGGTGGCGAGGCGATATTTTAAAAAGTTTGGGCTATAACGAACCTCCAAGAACATATGGAGAAATCTATGAGCTTAGCAAGAAATTTGCGGACGGCAAGAAGAAATTTACAATGCAGGTCATATCTGGTAGAAACTGGTGGGACAGATGGTTTGATTTCATCACATATTACTACGCCGCTACCGGAGGAAAAACATATATAAACGTGGAAAAACGTAAGGTCAATTTTGGCGATGAAGCAGGAAAAGCTATTGTGCAGTTCATCTATACAATGTTCCAGAATAAGTGGACCGCAGTTGAATTAGGCACAAATCCTTTCTACAACGGAACGATACTTGCAAAGATAACAGGTCCCTGGGAAGTTAATTGGGCTAAAGAAACTTTCCCAAAAGTGGTTTCAAATATATGGTTCTCTGCTCCTCCAGTTCCAGACAATTACCCAAAAGATAAACCTGTCTACACATTTGCAGATACAAAAGGTCTCGTTATTTACTCAACTTGCAAAGACAAGAAAGCAGCATTTGAATTCATATCGTGGGTCTTCTCAAATGTCCAGAATGATGTACTTTGGATTGAAAAAACGCAAATGCCACCTGCGAGAGAAGATCTGACAACTAATCCCGCTTTTGCTAGATTTATGAATGACAAGTTCTTCAAAGCTTACGCATCATTCGTCCCATTTGCCGTTCCACCTGCACTGATAGATAAAACCATCGACATTCAACAGGCAATGACAACACATTTGATAGAACCTTTAATGTATCTCAAAGGTAACCCAGAAGATATATTGAACAAAGCTGTAAAAGAAATTAATAGGATTCTGTTCTAA